The Urbifossiella limnaea genome has a window encoding:
- a CDS encoding sigma-54-dependent transcriptional regulator, whose translation MPKLLIVDDEPALLYSLEAGLGTDDLEVVTAQTGRQGVDAVLAHRPDAVVLDVRLPDMTGLEAMSLIREVDPRLPVVVITAFAATETAIEAVKRGAFEYLLKPVDLAQLREVVGRAVALRRMRSVPAVLGGDGEAGDEIVGRSPAMQDVYKTIGRLAPEDVTVLILGESGTGKELVARAVYQHSRRADGPFLAINCAAIPETLLESELFGHEKGAFTGADRQRVGKFEQADGGTLFLDEVGDMSLAAQAKLLRVLQERRFDRVGGSRAVATDVRVIAATNQDLDAMAAAGRFRRDLLYRLNGFVLTLPPLRARAGDIALLAGHFLRRAAERLGKPLGGVSAAALAVLERYSWPGNVRELQNVVGFAAIHAAGDELTPESLPASLRGGAPVTPATGEGLADVRRLVRDLIAAGSLDIYRRVLAEVDRAVLADVLAHVNGNQVHASELLGISRTTLRAKLQSMSGPPASPE comes from the coding sequence GTGCCGAAGCTGCTGATCGTCGACGACGAACCCGCCCTGCTCTACTCGCTCGAAGCCGGGCTCGGCACCGACGACCTGGAGGTCGTCACCGCCCAGACCGGCAGGCAGGGCGTCGACGCCGTCCTCGCCCACCGGCCGGACGCCGTCGTGCTCGACGTCCGCCTCCCGGACATGACCGGCCTCGAAGCCATGTCGCTCATCCGCGAGGTCGACCCGCGGCTGCCGGTGGTCGTCATCACCGCCTTCGCCGCCACCGAGACGGCCATCGAGGCCGTGAAGCGCGGCGCGTTCGAGTACCTCCTCAAGCCCGTGGACCTGGCCCAACTCCGCGAGGTCGTCGGCCGGGCCGTCGCGCTGCGGCGGATGCGCAGCGTCCCCGCCGTGCTCGGCGGCGACGGCGAGGCCGGCGACGAGATCGTCGGCCGCAGCCCGGCGATGCAGGACGTGTACAAGACGATCGGCCGCCTCGCCCCGGAGGACGTGACCGTCCTCATCCTCGGCGAGAGCGGCACCGGCAAGGAGCTGGTGGCCCGCGCCGTGTACCAGCACAGCCGGCGCGCCGACGGGCCGTTCCTGGCGATCAACTGCGCCGCGATCCCGGAGACGCTGCTGGAGAGCGAGCTGTTCGGCCACGAGAAGGGCGCCTTCACCGGCGCCGACCGGCAGCGCGTCGGCAAGTTCGAGCAGGCCGACGGCGGCACCCTGTTCCTCGACGAGGTCGGCGACATGAGCCTCGCCGCGCAGGCGAAGCTGCTGCGCGTCCTCCAGGAGCGCCGGTTCGACCGCGTCGGCGGCAGCCGGGCCGTGGCGACGGACGTGCGCGTCATCGCGGCGACGAACCAGGACCTGGACGCGATGGCCGCCGCCGGCCGCTTCCGCCGCGACCTGCTGTACCGGCTCAACGGGTTCGTGCTGACGCTGCCGCCGCTGCGCGCCCGCGCCGGCGACATCGCCCTGCTCGCCGGCCACTTCCTCCGCCGCGCCGCGGAGCGCCTCGGCAAGCCGCTCGGCGGCGTGTCCGCGGCGGCGCTCGCCGTGCTGGAGCGCTACTCGTGGCCGGGGAACGTCCGCGAGTTGCAGAACGTCGTCGGCTTCGCCGCCATCCACGCCGCCGGCGACGAGCTGACCCCCGAGTCGCTCCCGGCGTCGCTGCGCGGCGGCGCGCCCGTAACCCCCGCGACCGGCGAGGGGCTGGCGGACGTGCGGCGGCTCGTCCGCGACCTGATCGCCGCCGGCTCGCTCGACATTTACCGCCGCGTGCTCGCCGAGGTGGACCGGGCCGTGCTCGCCGACGTTCTGGCGCACGTGAACGGTAATCAGGTCCACGCCAGCGAGTTGCTCGGCATATCGCGGACGACCCTCCGCGCCAAGCTCCAGTCGATGAGCGGCCCGCCCGCGAGCCCGGAATGA
- a CDS encoding sensor histidine kinase, which translates to MKPRLVPRLLLPVLALSVLLLVTAVGSAWYLRSIQRQLSTALEENVASVVSGQRLESTVREIDASLDRYLITGDPAHLEAVPDLAERGRDALREAEAWAFTDRERELMGRARAGYVRLASGAGEAARTPRAPDTRGRVAAVAVLPESEILGPAREYRRLNEDALAGTSRATHELADRLTVVLLALGLCGAGGGLLGGWVLTTGLRRSIELTEGRMRGAAARLRSVVAVPGADGDPAEAVEVSVTAVLDRLRQVERDALRAEQLALVGQMAAGVAHEVRNPLMAIKLLVQAAADPHRAAPFRPRDLAVIEGEIVRLEGIVSGFLDFARPPAPDKQVVDLAPVVTGAVAAFRGRADLQKVALVVDVSAAAPAVHADPNQLRQVLHNLVGNALDAQPGGGEVRVTAAAAGGDVEVRVEDRGGGPPADLGERIFDPFVSTKPTGVGLGLSICRRIVESHGGAIRAVARPGGGAVFTVRLPRGS; encoded by the coding sequence ATGAAGCCCCGACTGGTCCCCCGGCTGCTGCTGCCGGTGCTCGCGCTCAGCGTCCTGCTGCTGGTCACGGCGGTCGGGTCGGCGTGGTACCTGCGGAGCATCCAGCGGCAGCTCTCGACGGCGCTCGAGGAGAACGTTGCCAGCGTAGTGTCGGGGCAGCGGCTGGAGAGTACGGTCCGGGAGATCGACGCCTCGCTCGACCGCTACCTCATCACCGGCGACCCGGCGCACCTGGAGGCCGTGCCGGACCTGGCCGAGCGCGGCCGCGACGCGCTCCGCGAGGCGGAGGCGTGGGCGTTCACCGACCGCGAGCGCGAGCTGATGGGCCGCGCCCGCGCCGGGTACGTCCGGCTCGCCAGCGGCGCCGGGGAAGCCGCACGGACGCCGCGGGCGCCCGACACCCGCGGCCGCGTCGCCGCCGTGGCCGTGCTCCCCGAGAGCGAGATCCTCGGCCCGGCCCGCGAGTACCGCCGGCTGAACGAGGACGCCCTCGCCGGCACCAGCCGCGCCACCCACGAGCTCGCCGACCGCCTCACCGTCGTGCTACTCGCGCTCGGCCTGTGCGGCGCCGGCGGCGGGCTCCTCGGCGGCTGGGTGCTCACCACCGGCCTGCGGCGCTCCATCGAGCTCACGGAGGGAAGGATGCGCGGGGCCGCCGCCCGCCTCCGCTCCGTCGTCGCCGTCCCCGGTGCCGACGGCGACCCGGCCGAGGCCGTGGAAGTGTCGGTGACGGCGGTGCTCGACCGACTCCGGCAGGTGGAGCGCGACGCCCTCCGCGCCGAGCAGCTGGCCCTGGTCGGGCAGATGGCCGCGGGCGTGGCGCACGAGGTCCGCAACCCGCTGATGGCGATCAAGCTGCTGGTGCAGGCCGCGGCCGACCCGCACCGCGCGGCCCCGTTCCGCCCGCGCGACCTGGCCGTCATCGAGGGGGAGATCGTCCGGCTCGAAGGGATCGTTTCGGGGTTCCTCGACTTCGCCCGCCCGCCGGCGCCGGACAAGCAGGTGGTGGACCTCGCACCGGTCGTGACCGGTGCCGTCGCCGCCTTCCGCGGCCGGGCCGACCTCCAGAAGGTGGCGCTCGTCGTGGACGTGTCGGCGGCGGCGCCCGCGGTCCACGCCGACCCGAACCAGCTGCGGCAGGTGCTGCACAACCTCGTCGGCAACGCCCTCGACGCCCAGCCCGGCGGCGGCGAGGTGCGCGTGACCGCGGCGGCGGCCGGCGGCGACGTGGAGGTGCGCGTGGAGGACCGCGGCGGCGGCCCGCCGGCCGACCTCGGCGAGCGCATCTTCGACCCGTTCGTCAGCACGAAACCGACCGGCGTCGGGCTGGGGCTGTCGATCTGCCGGCGGATCGTCGAGTCGCACGGGGGCGCGATCCGCGCCGTCGCCCGGCCCGGCGGCGGGGCCGTGTTCACCGTCCGCCTACCCCGAGGCAGTTGA